One window from the genome of Blastocatellia bacterium encodes:
- the nuoK gene encoding NADH-quinone oxidoreductase subunit NuoK: MEAALRKGPADFILLSFLLFSIGVAGVLMRRNILIIFMSIELILNAANLNFIAFTRYWQLSGRITEHMGHVFTIFIIVVAAAEAVIGLGIVIALYRNRQTVAIDEIDLLKW; this comes from the coding sequence TTGGAAGCGGCGCTCAGGAAAGGGCCGGCTGATTTCATCTTGCTCAGCTTTCTGCTGTTTTCAATTGGCGTCGCCGGCGTGCTGATGCGGCGCAACATTCTGATCATCTTCATGTCCATCGAGCTCATCTTGAACGCCGCCAATTTGAATTTCATTGCGTTCACTCGCTATTGGCAATTATCGGGCCGTATCACCGAGCACATGGGACATGTATTCACGATATTCATCATCGTTGTTGCCGCGGCTGAAGCGGTGATCGGTTTGGGGATTGTCATTGCCCTCTACCGCAATCGCCAGACGGTGGCGATTGATGAGATTGATCTGCTGAAGTGGTGA